GTGGGATAAAAATTCCATTTCATAAAGCACCTCGTAGATACTAAAATTTAAGATCCATGAAAACAGCCTCGACTCATGACTCTATTAAACCATCTGGCAACTCTTAAGCGCAAGTTTACTCAATCATTCAGAGACTTCTCAGATGTCAGACTACTCAGATGTCTACTCAGATGTTTATTAGCCTTCTAACAGCAGCTGGCAGGAAAAACTGGGGGTGGGACTAACAAATGTGGCACAGAATTCGGCAACAGGAGACAAacctaattcttttctttttcccaaacaATGCAGATAACCAAGAACCAGATGTCCCCAGGGAAGCTCAGAAGCAGAAATACCACCACCTAAAAATGCTAACACACAACACAATATAAACTCTTCAGACCCAGAGGGGTTAGGTGATagcctcaaggtcacacagctaccaagtggcagagccagcactGGACACAGCTCTGCAGGCTCCTAAATTCCAGCAGAGCAGTTGAATACAAGCTCTCAAGTCAGACTGGCTGCATTCTTATCCTGGTTTTACTAATCTATGGCCTTGGGCAAGGTACCCGAGCTTTCTGTACCTCAGATTCCTCAGGTGTAAAGTGGGGAAaacaacagtacctacctcatggagCTCTTTGGAGGAATAAATGAGCTGTGTACAGCACAAAGAAAAGTATCTGGTAgtaataaaaactcaaaaagtCAGTTATTATTCTCATTACCATGACTTCTAACACCAACGTTTTCCTCAGATAACTCTAATATCCACATGCTCTAAGCAGAAACCAAAAACGTATTTTCTACAAATAACCCCCTTTTTGATTACCACAAACACTTTAAATAGGGAGCCAAAcctttcatctttttccttccgAGACATCTTTCTGTTATCAGCTTCAGAAAGTTTTCGAGTCACTTCTTTGGAAACAGCATCCTCCCTCTTCTGTGCTActctggaaggaaaagaaaaaaagtttccaCATGCTCCAGGAGTGAACATCACACTCTCTCAGAAACACTCTGTACTCATATCTTGTATTGGCAACTGTATACTTTACATTTCAAGAAAATAAGCTGGACAGAAAGTTCCAAGTTTATTACACTGTGCTAGCCAAAAGAGAGGGAGTTCAAGAAACTTCCAAGATGTGGTTTATTAGTGATGTGTTTTGATTTCTGCTTAAAAGGGAGAATTTTCCTAAGTTAGGAATTTAATATGGAAATAAAAGTCAAATGCTATTAACACAGTTTAGTTATGAATCATTATATctccactttgtttttttttttttgctccactTTGTTTTAACTCATAATTTAACTGTTCCACAAATAAATTTGTTAAGGCATTAGCAAATGATACATGATTTCAATTCCAATAAATAACAGGAGAGAAAACTAAGCTTAACAAAGAGAGAATTAATAGCTGTAATATCTTAAAGTAAAGCTTTTAACTTTACTCCAAAGGGGAAtttcactaaaaagaaataataccacaTGGTTAAGAGTGACCACAGCACTTTTAGTTAAACAAACTGCTGGTTTGAGAGTTGCACCAAGAGATAATATGGAATCAGCCAGAAAAGGCTGGAAGTGTTATTCAAGAAATCAGATCAGAATCTTTAGTGATGagtcagataaagaaaaaaatgacataatcCTAAAAAAATCTATGAGGTGAATTTTATCAGATGGGGTTGCTAGTGAGAGAGGATAAAATTTAACCTGTGATGAAATATAAAAagcctcccagggcttccctggtggcgcagtggttgcgcgtccgcctgccgatacaggggaaccgggttcgcgccccggtccgggaagatcccacatgccgcggagcggctgggcccgtgagccatggccgctgagcctgcgcgtccggagcctgtgccccgcaacgggagaggccacgacactgagaggcccgcctaccacaaaaaaaaaaaaaaaaaaaaagcctcccaaAGATTAGCCATTTAAATTcaacatgatttatttttcataatatgaGAGAAACTGATTAGCCATAAACATAGAAAAAGTAATAACTGAtcacaaacaaaatataacaattacaaaGTCCCACTAAGAAAACATTCAACACGATACTGAGATGTATTGAAAGCAACAGGATGTGCACCATAGAGATATATATCTGTTCAATCTACGTTCAATTACTCAATCCCTCATTACTATGTATATTAAGTTCTGGTCAGTGGACCAAAAGAAACTGTGGGAAAATCAGGATGGACTCCTGAAAAGCCCAAGACCATTCAAAGCAATAGTTCTCAACCTTTCTCCAACCACATGAGCTTCTGGGCTACAAATTAAGCACAAATTCAGGCTGGTTTTACCTAtatctccatctctatctctCACTCAAGAACCAAGTTAGAAGTgacattattaaaaagaaaacctttaatCAGCTTCAACTGATGTATTTTTCCACAAATTGATAACTGGAGAGAGGAAAATCAGTTTGTctaaaaaaaacaggtaaaaggaaataagttctgaaacataaagaaaaaaggcagCTAAGAGAGCAGGTAGCTGCTTTAAGAGATACTTTAAGACACTATAATGTCCAACTTTCCCTGGctcattttattatgtaaaagtTCAGTTCCGCAAGGCAGAGACTCTGATCTCTTAATCTCTAGCAAATCCCAGGCACTTATTAAGTGTTTCCTGAACTTCACATAAGACTGTTTTTTTCTAGGAAAGGCCAATTGATAAGAAATGGACATGGTTTACAGTAGAAACCTTTCTTAGCGGAACAGAGggtaaaaaaaatatacacaccaccaccacccccaactgTCAGAGTGCTAGGACACAGGAATAAACTATTTTCAGAGGAGTTGGCTCTAAGCATCTCTTGGACAAATAGTCAATCATCTGTCCACATGACAAATCTTCCTGAAGACACTGAACCAGATAACTAGTTAATTTCTCTTCCATGTCTACAATTCTATACTCGCCTAACAAAGACATTAACAACCACACTGTAGGTTTATTACAACTCAAGAAGCCCTACCCTCCATCTCAGTGCTCTTAGAAAACAAACCTCACTCAGCGCTGAATGCTCTAAAGCAAAACAGAGGTAAATCCAGGGGCCCAGCTCTCCGCCAACTGAGATAAAAAAACAtctttgcaaacatttttaaaatcatgccaccttaaaaaaaaaattcccatggGATCTCTCACCCCCAACCTCTCCAACACTgcacacaaacatttattacatgCCAGATACCATGGTTTACGTCGCACGtatcatatttaatcctcaccatcCCACGAGGTACCATTAgtactcccattttacagctcaAGAAACTTAAGTCTAGAAAGATGAAATGCATGCCCAAGGCTCTGCATTTaagagcagcagagctgggactggaatcCAGACTGTCGACTCTGAAGCCATTCTCTCTACCACCAACACCTACCCACACTCAGAATCCTGCTGGCTCTTTAAGCCTTAACGATCTTGCCAATCTGTAGGAGTTTTGATGTCAGTAGCAATATTTAATATTACACCAAAACTATGactaaaaaataattccattcagAGAGTGTATTAAGTCAGTAGGTCACTGAAATTTTACTGAGCTAAATTAAACGTACCATTAACTATTGTAAgggaaataaacaaaagacatGGCAGTTGCCCTCAAGAAGCCGAAAGGAGAAATGAGGGGAAAGAACATGATTTTTGACTCCAAAAAGGCGAATAAAAATGATATGCAGAACAAGTGAAAAAACACTAGGTCCCAAATGGACTGAGTTCCAAGGGGATCACAAAGGATGGGTCATGCAAAACACCCACTTCTGAGGGCTTCGCTATCCACAGATGGCCATGCCTCACAAGAAAGACAGCCCAGGACAGCAGAGGCCGAGATGGGCTGAATCCTGGAATGGCAGTTAGTGAAGAGGGGCTGTCAAGCAGGGAGACAACAAAGATGACCTGGATTTAGCCGTTCTAGCAATAGCCACGCACAACCTGGACTCCTAAGGGTCGAGAACGACAGTGGAGAGGCTGCTGAGGCCAGTTTCAGCTGCTGAGGCCATTTCTGGCCTCCTTACAATAAATCCCTGTTAACTGAGATCATCTCAATGTGTTTCTACTCCTCATCACTAGAAAGCTTAACACAGGAACAATAAGGACAGTTAAGAGTTCTCTGGAAAAGATTCCTAAGTCTTGAAATATCAGACATGTAagagtggaaagaaaggaagatgatTCTAAATGAGGGAGGGGACGAGTCACGTTCAAAGGATGACACAAAAGCTGAGTCCGAAGATCTAAGGCCCAATCCTAAAAGACAAGGCCCCACTGgtaggaggcaaaagacttgcaTTCCGGGGCCTGGAAGAATCTGGATTtaatacatttagaaaagagaaggCCATGAAGAGTTGTTAGGAGAGTGACACGATAAAATGAAGGTAGAAACAGAGGAAATATAGTAaccttttacattttcatattctcataagaaaaatgcaatcagcattaaaaaatgtcagtgttgaatataagaaaaaaagaccacTTCTTTCACATCCAAAAATTCTACATGGTGAGCCCAGAACAATTCCTTCTAGAAAGAATTCCATTTGACTTCTAAAATGTTACTTTACTTGGTAAGTTTGTTTTTCTGAACCCCATGATTAAGGATGGTACTTAAGTGTTTTAATTCCACCATCAATACCCACTTCCATAGCAGTGTTAGAAGCACTGTCTCTGCTTTTCGGTTAGTTGCTACTCCTTCATACCATTAATGTGCCTCCCCCctccaaatatatacatatatatctcaaaATAGTGCTTACTGaaacccccacacacaaaaatggtCTTTAAGAAGACCTCCTactatataaaaatgcaacaatAGATACTTTCTCTTGAGAAATATACTTACTTGTGCTTGAGAacaaatttcacatttttgtatGCAAAGGCTACCAAATAAGTGCTTACTAGGGTCATCACACTATACAGAACAGCAGACTGAATAAGATCCATGTGCCATATTCGCCAATATAGCCCTGAATTAAGATAAAAGGGGGAGGGGgtatacaaaaagaaacaaagtattaCCAGCCAGTTACAAAAGCCTGATGAATAAATTATAGCTAAACCTGGTAAAATACAGCCCTGATTAGGGAATCCAGTATACAGTATAAGGGGAACTTCAGAAGTGTGATATCCAGTAAAACGTTAGTCTCAAGTTTCCCTAGTTGAGAACACTCGAAAAACATAACCTTTCTATAAGTAGTCCATTATGAGATTTCTGCTTCTAAAATGAGAACAAACCCTGGCTCAACAAAATCACAATTCAGACTTCAAATTTCATTCTAAAGGGTACTATCACGCTAACTACAGGCCATTCCAAAACGCCATGTGCATCCCCAAACCAGAGTTTACACGCTGACGTGGCTGTTATCTGAAATCAAGGCAGTGCTCAGTGCAGCCAGTGAACCAAAAAGCTCCACACCACGTTAACTGCACGCTGGGTTTTATAAAGACGAAAGAGAAAATACATCTGGATTTGACTGTCCAACAAGAGTGCAGCAATGTGAGAGGAAATTCACATTCGGGAATCCTGAGCTCTAAAAACAACCTTGGCCAAGACTGTATAGTTTTTCCATCCAAGTAAGAATTCTAGAATTGCCCTTAATAGGCTTATTAAAAGGGTTACTACACATTGTAGAGCGCGGGCTCTTGGCACTGGTCCAACTTCTCTCGTCAAACTAGGAAAATAATGTTCTGCGTGAAGCAGTCCTCGTAAAGCTACACTTCTAATTCAGTGCGGGTGTTAATGTCTCTCATCTTAATTCATGAGTTTCTCCAAAATAAGTAATAAGTTTAAGATCTCGTAACAGCAAACGATAGttgtaggggaaaaaagcaaatagCAGGCTATATACCTAAATGTTAGCATCACAAGATCTTAACCCGAACGTTAGTTTTAATACTGATTCGGGGCCGCCATCCCGGAACGAGTAACTCACAATCCGCAGGAGTGAGGCCCGGGAACGAGCTAGCGTACTTTTAAAACGCGCCACAGGTGACTCTTCTGGGATGCCGCCCACCACTACCCTGGACCAGATCACGGAGGCCCACAGAGGGTACGTGCTGCCCGCGAGCCCAGGGCGAGCTGGGGAGAGCGCGGGCCCCGGCTCACGCCTCGCCGGTCCGCCCGGCCCTGCCACGTCCCCGCCCAGGCCGACCCGCCGAAGGCCTCCCCGCCCGCCTCTCTCCAAGCGCTCACAGATGGGGATGGCGGACACGATGAAGGCGTTCCCGAAGAAGAGCGCCGAGGACTTGGCCGAGAGGTTGCGGCTGAAATCCTGCAGGAGCAGGTCCTCCTCGGACTGCTGCTTGGAGCTGCCTTTGGGAGCCATGGTGGAACCGCAGCTG
This DNA window, taken from Physeter macrocephalus isolate SW-GA chromosome 1, ASM283717v5, whole genome shotgun sequence, encodes the following:
- the SSR3 gene encoding translocon-associated protein subunit gamma — protein: MAPKGSSKQQSEEDLLLQDFSRNLSAKSSALFFGNAFIVSAIPIWLYWRIWHMDLIQSAVLYSVMTLVSTYLVAFAYKNVKFVLKHKVAQKREDAVSKEVTRKLSEADNRKMSRKEKDERILWKKNEVADYEATTFSIFYNNTLFLVLVIVASFFILKNFNPTVNYILSISASSGLIALLSTGSK